Within the Emticicia oligotrophica DSM 17448 genome, the region TCCAGAATTGTGCAAATTGAGTGAGTTAGTTATCAAAACTTGTTAAATTCAATGCTTTAAAAGCTATACTACCTATTTAAAAATGAAGAAAGCACTTCAATACCTCATCTCCCTGGCAGTTGCCAGTGTTTTAGTTTGGTTTACGTTTAAAAACATTGACCTACATACACTTTGGGAAAAAATCAAACAAGCCGATTATCGGTGGGTAGCACTTTCTGCTGTTTTAGCATTAGTTGCACATTGGAGTAGAGCATATCGATGGGTATTAATGCTCGAACCCATGGGCTATCGACCATCGGTTTTTCGTACGACTTTAGCGGTTTTGGTTGGGTATGGAGCTAATCTCATTTTCCCAAGAGCTGGGGAAGTTGCTCGTTGCGGTACGCTCAATAAATTAGAGGGTATTCCATTCGAAAAATCTTTCGGAGCTGTAATTGCCGAGCGTTTGATTGATGTTTTGGTACTTTTAGTACTTATTTTCTTAAATCTCATCCTTGAATTCGATCGACTCAAAGAAGTGTTTTTTAATTTCTTTGGTGAAAAATTTAAAAATCCACTCTTAATAGGTGCTTATGCGGTAATTGGTATCTTGCTACTAATTACTGCCTATTTTGTCTTCAAGAAAAATCAAACTAAAATTGAGCAAAATGCTTTCTATCAAAAAATAGCTAAGGTAATTGGAGGTTTTGCCAGTGGATTTCTGAGCGTTAGAAATTTAAAAAATCCAACTGCATTTTTATTTCATACCGCACTTATTTGGGTGATGTACTTCATCATGACCTATGTGTTATTCTTTGCCTTGCCCGAAACGGCGAATCTTTCGCCAATCGCCGCATTAACTATTTTTGTTATGGGAACCATTGGCATGGCAGCACCTACGCAAGGAGGAATTGGGAGCTACCACTTTTTAGTAGGAAGCATTGTGGTACTTTATGGCTTATCGCAACAAGACGGCATTACTCTTGCCACATTCTTACACGCTATGCAGGGAATGGTATTTGTAGCCATATTTGGTATTATTGCCTTTCTTTTAACATTGATTTTGCCTAACAGGGGAATTAATACATAAAAGATTTCCGTAGAGACGTTGCATGCAACGTCTCTACAAATAACCAAAAATCAATTTTTTTATATTATTTCACAAAAGAATGACCGAATCGAAAATATTAAGTCTAACAGAGACAAAAAATCAAATTAAGCAATGGCAATCTGAAGGCAAAAAAATCGTTTTTACGAATGGATGCTTCGATATTGTACATTTAGGGCATATTGATTACCTAGAAAAAGCACGTAATTTGGGTGATAAACTGGTTCTAGGTTTAAATACTGATGCATCGGTGAGTAGATTAAAAGGTGAAACTCGACCTGTTATCAATGAATATGCACGAGCAAGAATGATGGCAGCTATGAGTTTTGTCGATGCTGTCATTTTGTTTGATGAACCCACCCCCAAAGAGTTAATTGAGACACTTTGTCCGAATATTTTGGTTAAAGGTGATGATTATTCAATAGAAAACATCGTTGGTGCAGATTTTGTGCTAGCCAATGGAGGCGA harbors:
- a CDS encoding lysylphosphatidylglycerol synthase transmembrane domain-containing protein; the encoded protein is MKKALQYLISLAVASVLVWFTFKNIDLHTLWEKIKQADYRWVALSAVLALVAHWSRAYRWVLMLEPMGYRPSVFRTTLAVLVGYGANLIFPRAGEVARCGTLNKLEGIPFEKSFGAVIAERLIDVLVLLVLIFLNLILEFDRLKEVFFNFFGEKFKNPLLIGAYAVIGILLLITAYFVFKKNQTKIEQNAFYQKIAKVIGGFASGFLSVRNLKNPTAFLFHTALIWVMYFIMTYVLFFALPETANLSPIAALTIFVMGTIGMAAPTQGGIGSYHFLVGSIVVLYGLSQQDGITLATFLHAMQGMVFVAIFGIIAFLLTLILPNRGINT
- the rfaE2 gene encoding D-glycero-beta-D-manno-heptose 1-phosphate adenylyltransferase: MTESKILSLTETKNQIKQWQSEGKKIVFTNGCFDIVHLGHIDYLEKARNLGDKLVLGLNTDASVSRLKGETRPVINEYARARMMAAMSFVDAVILFDEPTPKELIETLCPNILVKGDDYSIENIVGADFVLANGGEVKTISLVKGYSTTSIIQKIKAISE